The proteins below come from a single Methanobacterium petrolearium genomic window:
- a CDS encoding helix-turn-helix transcriptional regulator: protein MKNNLKVYRAVQDLTQEELAKKLGVTRQTIIAIEKEKYDPSLILAFKIAKFFKIQIEDVFIYQD, encoded by the coding sequence ATGAAGAATAATCTCAAGGTATACAGGGCTGTGCAGGATTTAACTCAAGAGGAACTTGCCAAAAAATTGGGAGTAACCAGACAGACCATAATCGCCATAGAAAAAGAAAAATACGATCCTTCACTGATTTTAGCTTTTAAAATAGCTAAATTCTTTAAAATACAGATTGAAGATGTTTTCATTTATCAAGATTAA